A genome region from Frankineae bacterium MT45 includes the following:
- a CDS encoding methylmalonate-semialdehyde dehydrogenase [acylating]: MKTIKHWLNGNSWEGTSARTAEVFNPAFGTPQAEVVLASTADVETVVNAAAEAFESWSQSSLSQRTKVLFAFRELVNNHIDELAELITDEHGKVLSDAAGEIQRGLEVVEFACGIPTLLKGDYSDQVSTNVDTYSFREPLGVVCGITPFNFPVMVPMWMHPVAIACGNTFVLKPSERDPSASLLIAELWKQAGLPDGVFNVVHGDKVAVDALLDSEVVAAVSFVGSTPIARYIHERASATGKRVQALGGAKNHAIVLPDADIDFAAKHLASAAFGSAGERCMAISAAVAIGSAGDAVVEAVSALAAEVKVGFGRDTQNEMGPVITAAARDRIVDLISTGETQGAKLTADGRELVVPGYEEGFFVGPTVLDNVSTEMDVYREEIFGPVLAVLRAETVDEAIELINANPYGNGTAIFTSSGSAARKFQRSVKVGMIGINVPVPVPMAYYSFGGWKDSLFGDKHVHGPEGVSFYTRAKVVTARWPEEHHAADASYHFPTAK, from the coding sequence TTGAAGACGATCAAGCACTGGCTCAACGGCAACAGCTGGGAAGGAACATCGGCTCGTACCGCTGAGGTCTTCAATCCGGCCTTCGGAACGCCGCAGGCCGAGGTCGTGCTCGCCTCCACGGCCGACGTGGAGACCGTCGTCAACGCCGCCGCAGAGGCGTTCGAGTCATGGTCACAGTCGTCGCTGAGCCAGCGCACCAAGGTGCTCTTCGCCTTCCGTGAGCTGGTGAACAACCACATCGACGAGCTCGCTGAGTTGATCACCGATGAACACGGCAAGGTGCTCTCAGACGCCGCCGGAGAGATCCAGCGCGGGCTCGAGGTCGTGGAGTTCGCCTGCGGCATTCCGACGCTGCTCAAGGGTGACTACAGCGATCAGGTATCGACGAACGTCGACACGTACTCGTTCCGCGAGCCACTCGGTGTCGTCTGCGGGATCACTCCCTTCAACTTTCCGGTGATGGTTCCGATGTGGATGCATCCGGTGGCGATCGCCTGCGGAAACACCTTCGTCCTGAAGCCGAGCGAGCGCGACCCGTCGGCCTCTCTCCTGATCGCCGAGCTCTGGAAGCAGGCCGGCCTCCCCGACGGCGTCTTCAACGTCGTGCACGGCGACAAGGTGGCCGTCGACGCGCTTCTCGATTCGGAGGTTGTCGCGGCGGTCTCCTTCGTCGGGTCGACGCCGATCGCGCGCTACATCCACGAACGCGCCTCCGCGACGGGCAAGCGCGTCCAGGCCCTGGGCGGCGCCAAGAACCACGCCATCGTCCTCCCCGACGCCGACATCGACTTCGCCGCCAAGCACCTGGCGTCGGCGGCGTTCGGGTCGGCGGGGGAGCGCTGCATGGCGATCTCGGCCGCAGTGGCCATCGGCAGCGCCGGTGACGCGGTGGTCGAGGCGGTGAGCGCTCTCGCCGCAGAGGTAAAGGTCGGATTCGGCCGCGACACCCAGAACGAGATGGGGCCGGTCATCACCGCTGCGGCCCGCGATCGCATCGTGGACTTGATCTCCACCGGCGAGACGCAGGGCGCGAAGCTCACCGCGGACGGGCGTGAGCTGGTGGTCCCCGGCTACGAAGAGGGCTTCTTCGTCGGCCCGACGGTGCTGGACAACGTGAGCACAGAGATGGACGTCTACCGCGAGGAGATCTTCGGTCCGGTGCTGGCGGTGCTGCGGGCCGAGACCGTCGATGAGGCGATCGAGTTGATCAACGCCAACCCGTACGGCAACGGCACCGCGATCTTCACCTCCAGCGGGAGCGCGGCCCGAAAGTTCCAACGCAGCGTAAAAGTCGGGATGATCGGCATCAACGTTCCGGTTCCGGTGCCGATGGCCTACTACTCCTTCGGTGGCTGGAAGGACTCGCTCTTCGGAGACAAGCACGTCCACGGCCCGGAGGGTGTCTCGTTCTACACCCGCGCCAAAGTGGTGACCGCGCGCTGGCCGGAGGAGCACCACGCAGCCGACGCCAGCTACCACTTCCCAACCGCAAAATAG
- a CDS encoding transcriptional regulator, GntR family yields MPLTPESAAEAVFSQLVLDRSTPVPLYFQLAQQLERAILDGRLTPGMRVETELDLAARLGMSRPTVRHAMEYLVDKGVIVRHRGAGTRVVSNQMRRPLELSSLYDDLLQSGKTPSTKVITNRIRAASPEISGALQIELGEAVIEIVRLRGAMGQAIARMTNYLPKHIGEMSSTALEERGLYAIMRERGVGLHTANQAIGARTATAAEARLLDERRNAALLTMQRTTHDHRGAIVEYGTHIYAASRYSFELSLHAG; encoded by the coding sequence ATGCCTCTGACTCCGGAGAGCGCCGCCGAAGCGGTGTTCAGCCAGCTGGTTCTCGACCGCTCGACGCCCGTCCCGCTCTATTTCCAGCTCGCCCAGCAGCTCGAACGAGCGATCCTGGACGGCCGCCTGACGCCGGGTATGCGCGTCGAGACCGAGCTCGATCTGGCCGCGCGATTGGGCATGTCCCGCCCCACGGTGAGACATGCCATGGAGTACCTCGTCGACAAGGGCGTGATCGTGCGACACCGTGGCGCCGGGACGCGCGTCGTCTCCAATCAGATGCGCCGACCGCTCGAACTGAGCAGCCTCTACGACGACCTGCTGCAGAGCGGCAAGACCCCGAGCACGAAGGTCATCACGAATCGAATTCGCGCCGCATCCCCTGAAATTTCCGGGGCATTGCAGATCGAGCTGGGCGAAGCCGTCATCGAGATCGTTCGCCTGCGCGGCGCCATGGGGCAGGCCATCGCCCGGATGACCAACTACCTGCCGAAGCACATCGGCGAGATGAGCTCAACGGCGCTGGAGGAGCGCGGTCTCTACGCGATCATGCGCGAACGCGGCGTCGGGCTGCACACAGCGAATCAGGCGATCGGCGCCCGCACGGCGACGGCCGCTGAGGCTCGGCTGCTGGACGAGCGGCGCAATGCGGCGCTGCTCACCATGCAGCGGACGACTCACGATCACCGCGGCGCCATCGTCGAGTACGGCACCCATATCTACGCCGCCAGTCGTTACAGCTTCGAGCTCTCGCTGCACGCCGGCTGA
- a CDS encoding replication restart DNA helicase PriA (manually curated), which produces MRSAAATTRSGRTPAAAAPVARLMVDVPLPHLDRLFDYLVPDDLDAQIAAGSRVRVRFSGRLVDAYVLERVESSDHDGRLAFIERAIGAEPVLTEATIRLFRSVADRWAGNFVDVVRLGVPGRHARAESAPRPQPAVAPAPLSIGATGWSRYASATGFLTSLAEGGAPRAIWSALPGESWPHRLAEVAHQSLAVGRGVILVVPDARDLSRLDSAMTALLGPGQHVALSADLGPEQRYRRWLSVLRGDVRAVIGTRSAAFAPVMNLGLVAVWDDGDDLHHEPRAPYPHVRDVLVLRSGQSQAGLLVGGYSRTAEAAYLVQSRWGHELTADRTVIRAAAPRIAAVGDDFEAARDAAASSARVPSLAIRAARSALAAGRPVLVQVPRRGYVPALACARDRTPARCATCSGPLAIGSGGRGAACRWCGRPAVDWTCPRCGSPRLRAVVTGSARTAEEFGRMFAGTVIRHSGGDSILDEVPAQPQIVIATPGAEPVPEGGYGAALLLDAWSALSRPELDAGEEALRRWANAVALVRSDGEVVVVADSSLPVVQALIRWDPSGYAERELPDRHALRFPPYARLAKLTGPARAVEELLQLVELPVNSEVIGTISVEEAPVSPGGEEAPQRSMIRSARMSGGELAAALKAAAAVRSARKATDPVKIELDPAEIF; this is translated from the coding sequence GTGCGTTCTGCCGCTGCGACGACTCGAAGCGGCCGCACCCCGGCCGCAGCGGCGCCGGTCGCCCGGTTGATGGTGGATGTGCCCCTGCCCCACCTCGACCGTCTCTTCGACTACCTGGTCCCCGACGACCTGGACGCCCAGATCGCCGCCGGCTCACGGGTCCGAGTGCGCTTCTCAGGCCGTCTCGTCGATGCCTACGTCCTCGAGCGCGTCGAGTCGAGCGACCATGACGGGCGGCTGGCGTTCATCGAGCGGGCGATCGGGGCGGAACCGGTTCTCACCGAGGCCACGATTCGGCTGTTTCGCAGCGTGGCCGATCGCTGGGCCGGCAACTTCGTCGACGTGGTTCGTCTCGGCGTGCCGGGGCGCCACGCGCGGGCCGAGAGCGCTCCGAGACCCCAACCGGCCGTCGCACCGGCGCCGCTGTCGATCGGAGCCACCGGCTGGTCCCGGTATGCCAGTGCCACAGGCTTCTTGACGTCGCTGGCCGAAGGGGGCGCACCACGGGCGATCTGGAGCGCGCTGCCGGGAGAATCCTGGCCGCACCGGCTGGCCGAGGTCGCGCACCAGAGCCTGGCCGTCGGCCGCGGCGTCATTCTCGTCGTTCCGGACGCTCGCGATCTGAGCCGGCTCGACTCCGCCATGACGGCGCTCCTCGGACCCGGACAGCACGTGGCGCTCTCGGCTGATCTCGGCCCGGAGCAGCGGTACCGGCGCTGGCTCTCGGTGCTGCGGGGTGACGTGCGGGCGGTGATCGGGACCCGTTCGGCCGCGTTCGCGCCGGTGATGAACCTCGGCCTGGTGGCGGTCTGGGACGACGGCGACGACCTGCATCACGAGCCTCGGGCCCCGTACCCCCATGTGCGTGACGTGCTGGTGCTGCGCTCCGGTCAGTCACAGGCCGGCCTGCTCGTCGGTGGCTACAGCCGCACCGCCGAGGCCGCCTATCTGGTGCAGAGCCGCTGGGGACACGAGCTGACGGCCGACCGCACCGTCATCCGGGCCGCCGCCCCGCGGATAGCCGCCGTCGGCGACGACTTCGAGGCGGCCCGGGACGCAGCGGCCAGCAGCGCCCGGGTGCCCAGCCTCGCCATCCGAGCCGCTCGAAGCGCACTGGCGGCCGGGCGGCCGGTGCTGGTACAGGTGCCGCGCCGCGGTTACGTCCCGGCGCTGGCCTGCGCCCGGGACCGTACTCCGGCGCGCTGCGCCACGTGTTCAGGTCCGCTGGCCATCGGGTCAGGTGGCCGTGGCGCGGCCTGCCGCTGGTGCGGACGCCCGGCGGTCGACTGGACCTGCCCCCGTTGTGGGTCACCGCGACTGCGGGCGGTGGTGACGGGCTCGGCCCGGACGGCGGAGGAGTTCGGGCGGATGTTCGCCGGCACCGTGATCCGGCACTCCGGAGGCGACTCGATCCTCGACGAGGTGCCGGCGCAGCCGCAGATCGTCATCGCAACCCCGGGCGCCGAGCCGGTTCCCGAGGGTGGGTACGGCGCCGCGCTGCTCCTCGACGCCTGGTCCGCGCTGTCGCGCCCCGAACTCGACGCGGGCGAGGAGGCGCTGCGCCGATGGGCCAACGCGGTTGCCCTGGTGCGCTCGGACGGCGAGGTCGTCGTGGTCGCCGACTCATCGCTTCCGGTGGTGCAGGCGCTGATCCGTTGGGACCCGTCGGGCTACGCCGAACGTGAGCTGCCCGACCGCCATGCCCTGCGCTTTCCGCCCTACGCCCGACTGGCCAAGCTCACCGGCCCGGCCCGCGCGGTTGAGGAGCTGCTTCAACTGGTTGAGTTGCCGGTGAACTCTGAGGTGATCGGCACCATCTCAGTGGAGGAGGCACCGGTCTCGCCCGGCGGTGAAGAGGCGCCGCAGCGATCGATGATCCGCTCCGCGCGGATGTCGGGCGGGGAGTTGGCGGCGGCACTGAAGGCGGCTGCGGCCGTTCGCTCAGCCCGAAAGGCCACCGATCCTGTAAAGATTGAGTTGGATCCGGCCGAGATCTTCTAG
- a CDS encoding methionine adenosyltransferase: MTRRLFTSESVTEGHPDKIADQISDSILDALLAQDPSSRVAVETLITTGQVHVAGEVTTDAYVDIATIVRERILEIGYDSSRKGFDGASCGVNIAIGAQSPDIAQGVDDAYEARVEGDEDPLDKQGAGDQGLMFGFACDETPELMPLPIALAHRLSRRLSAVRKDGSVAYLRPDGKTQVTIEYIDGKPTRLDTVVVSSQHAADIDLDTLLKPDIAELVVAPEINSLGIDTEGYRLLVNPTGRFEIGGPMGDAGLTGRKIIVDTYGGYARHGGGAFSGKDPSKVDRSAAYALRWVAKNVVAAKLASKVEVQVAYAIGKAEPVGLFIETFGTETVDPERIAEAISQTFDLRPAAIIRDLDLKRPIYAATAAYGHFGRELPEFTWERTDRAEQLAKLANG; this comes from the coding sequence GTGACTCGCCGCCTTTTCACGTCCGAATCCGTCACCGAAGGGCACCCGGACAAGATCGCTGACCAGATCAGCGACTCGATCCTGGATGCCCTCCTGGCGCAAGACCCGTCCAGCCGCGTAGCCGTCGAGACGCTCATCACCACCGGCCAGGTCCACGTCGCCGGTGAGGTGACCACCGACGCCTACGTCGACATCGCGACGATCGTGCGTGAGCGCATCCTCGAGATCGGCTACGACTCCTCGCGCAAGGGCTTCGACGGTGCTTCGTGTGGCGTGAACATCGCGATCGGCGCACAGTCGCCGGACATCGCGCAGGGTGTTGACGACGCCTACGAGGCCCGCGTCGAGGGTGACGAGGACCCGCTGGACAAGCAGGGCGCCGGCGACCAGGGACTGATGTTCGGCTTCGCCTGCGACGAGACCCCTGAGCTCATGCCGCTGCCGATCGCGCTCGCGCACCGGCTGTCGCGGCGACTCTCCGCCGTCCGCAAGGACGGTTCAGTCGCCTACCTCCGCCCGGACGGCAAGACCCAGGTCACCATCGAGTACATCGACGGCAAGCCGACCCGTCTGGACACCGTCGTCGTCTCCAGCCAGCACGCCGCCGACATCGACCTCGACACCCTGCTCAAGCCGGACATCGCCGAGCTCGTCGTTGCTCCGGAGATCAACTCGCTCGGCATCGACACCGAGGGTTACCGCCTGCTGGTGAACCCGACCGGGCGCTTCGAGATCGGCGGCCCGATGGGCGACGCCGGCCTCACCGGCCGCAAGATCATCGTCGACACCTACGGCGGCTACGCCCGTCACGGCGGTGGCGCGTTCTCGGGCAAGGACCCGTCGAAGGTCGACCGCTCCGCGGCCTACGCACTGCGCTGGGTCGCCAAGAACGTTGTCGCGGCGAAGCTGGCCAGCAAGGTTGAGGTCCAGGTCGCCTACGCGATCGGCAAGGCCGAGCCGGTCGGTCTCTTCATCGAGACCTTCGGCACCGAGACGGTTGACCCCGAGCGCATCGCCGAGGCGATCTCGCAAACCTTCGATCTCCGTCCGGCCGCGATCATCCGCGACCTGGATCTGAAGCGCCCGATCTACGCCGCCACCGCGGCGTACGGTCACTTCGGTCGCGAGCTGCCCGAGTTCACCTGGGAGCGCACCGACCGCGCCGAGCAGTTGGCGAAGCTCGCCAACGGCTGA
- a CDS encoding Phosphopantothenate-cysteine ligase /Phosphopantothenoylcysteine decarboxylase, producing the protein MSSGDAAAARVVLGVGGGIAAYKVADALRKFVEAGHDVVVVPTDSALKFVGVPTWAALSHNPVATDVWSGAEDVPHVQLGRAADIVVVAPATADLLARAANGLADDLLTNTLLTARCPVLFVPAMHTEMWEHPATVANVATLRQRGATVLEPASGRLTGADTGKGRMPEPLEILRAAQLLLARSDALPMDLVGRSVLISAGGTREPLDPVRFLGNASSGKQGYALAAVAAARGAAKVTLVAANVDLPTPAGVEVTRVGTAAQLHDAVLKAAASADVVVMAAAVADFRPVNAGAFKIKKSDDEPAPVQLEKNPDVLAELVATRRPGQVLVGFAAETGDEQGDVLYHGRQKLARKRCDLLVVNAVGADKAFGRDDNAGVILGADGSERTIEAGPKNLFAAAVWDAVAGLW; encoded by the coding sequence ATGAGTAGCGGTGATGCCGCTGCGGCTCGCGTCGTCCTCGGCGTAGGCGGTGGAATCGCCGCCTACAAGGTCGCCGATGCGCTGCGCAAGTTCGTCGAGGCCGGGCACGACGTCGTCGTCGTACCCACCGACTCCGCCCTCAAGTTCGTCGGGGTGCCCACCTGGGCCGCGCTGTCGCATAACCCGGTGGCCACCGACGTCTGGTCCGGCGCCGAGGACGTGCCACATGTACAGCTGGGCCGGGCGGCCGACATCGTCGTCGTGGCTCCGGCCACCGCCGACCTGCTGGCCCGAGCCGCCAACGGGCTGGCCGACGACCTACTCACCAACACGCTGCTCACGGCCCGCTGCCCGGTGCTCTTCGTCCCGGCCATGCACACCGAGATGTGGGAGCACCCCGCCACCGTAGCCAACGTGGCAACTCTGCGCCAGCGTGGGGCGACGGTGCTGGAGCCGGCCAGTGGCCGGCTGACCGGAGCCGACACCGGCAAGGGGCGCATGCCCGAACCGCTGGAGATCCTCCGCGCGGCGCAGCTGCTGCTGGCCCGCTCTGACGCGCTGCCGATGGACCTGGTCGGCCGCAGCGTGCTGATCAGCGCCGGCGGAACCCGCGAGCCGCTGGATCCGGTGCGCTTTCTGGGTAATGCCTCCTCCGGGAAGCAGGGCTATGCGCTGGCCGCCGTCGCCGCGGCTCGGGGCGCGGCCAAAGTCACGCTCGTCGCGGCCAATGTCGATCTCCCGACGCCGGCTGGTGTCGAGGTGACCCGGGTCGGGACAGCGGCGCAGTTGCACGACGCGGTTCTCAAAGCTGCCGCATCGGCCGACGTGGTGGTGATGGCGGCCGCCGTCGCCGACTTCCGTCCCGTGAATGCCGGCGCCTTCAAGATCAAGAAGTCCGACGACGAGCCGGCGCCGGTGCAGTTGGAGAAGAATCCGGACGTGCTCGCCGAATTGGTCGCCACCCGCCGGCCCGGGCAGGTGCTCGTCGGGTTCGCCGCTGAGACCGGTGACGAGCAGGGCGACGTGCTTTACCACGGACGGCAGAAGCTAGCCCGCAAGCGCTGCGATCTCCTGGTGGTGAACGCCGTCGGCGCTGACAAGGCGTTCGGCCGCGACGACAACGCCGGAGTGATCCTGGGTGCCGACGGCAGCGAGCGGACCATCGAGGCCGGCCCGAAGAACCTCTTCGCGGCCGCGGTGTGGGACGCGGTCGCGGGTCTGTGGTGA
- a CDS encoding DNA-directed RNA polymerase subunit omega: MSGIVSAPEGITNPPIDELLDRTQSKYALVIIAAKRARQVNAYYSQLGDGLLEYVGPLVDTAPQEKPLSIALREINTDLIEFKPSEG; encoded by the coding sequence GTGTCCGGAATCGTGTCCGCGCCTGAAGGCATCACCAATCCGCCGATCGACGAGCTGCTCGACCGCACCCAGTCGAAGTACGCGCTGGTCATCATCGCCGCCAAGCGGGCCCGCCAGGTCAACGCCTACTACAGCCAGCTCGGCGACGGGCTCCTGGAGTACGTCGGACCCCTCGTCGACACCGCGCCGCAGGAGAAGCCGCTCTCCATCGCGCTGCGCGAGATCAACACCGATCTGATCGAGTTCAAGCCCTCCGAAGGCTGA